In a single window of the Zea mays cultivar B73 chromosome 5, Zm-B73-REFERENCE-NAM-5.0, whole genome shotgun sequence genome:
- the LOC103654181 gene encoding uncharacterized protein: MAKPKPKRPAPPPRRWAACGLWRRPAFASGGLPLAAAAYVGVDYMQHLSPVWHGRLRPALWAALALATAARAPFYRRWGAEVRAAPRFFAAMAFMLAALLCEAISVRFVSTVLGLQWHRSTAPLPDTGQWMLLALSGKLPRTVVDLLKARIITLHHYLMMFIMLAFSALFDCIRGPGLGIGSRYMFTMAVGRLLRTATFLATILPSARPWCAEARYQIPDHPHPWAQKYYAPYASDPDMISRVMEEDMPYATLQDYPDEYRPDWGLMSFLVDILRPSTGEGPSWYHLLRKSSGGCNDLMYSGHMFVAVLTAMAWAEAYGGWSSVVIWFLVIHSAQREVRERHHYSVDCVVAIYIGILLWRMTAFLWSTMESNRSRRLSKLDEVQKRLFRAAKDSDVLEIRSLLNEVELAGQEKKGFSQHVIFSFAAALIVFTFLFVLLAFTLTNDG, encoded by the exons ATGGCAAAGCCGAAGCCGAAGAGGcccgcgcccccgccccggcgTTGGGCAGCATGCGGTCTCTGGCGACGACCCGCCTTCGCGTCGGGCGGCCTGCCGCTGGCCGCCGCCGCGTACGTGGGCGTCGACTACATGCAGCACCTGTCCCCCGTCTGGCACGGGCGGCTGCGGCCGGCGCTCTGGGCGGCGCTGGCGCTCGCCACCGCCGCGCGCGCGCCGTTCTACCGGCGCTGGGGCGCCGAGGTCCGCGCCGCCCCGCGGTTCTTCGCCGCCATGGCGTTCATGCTCGCCGCGCTGCTCTGCGAGGCCATCTCCGTCCGCTTCGTCAGCACCGTCCTCGGCCTGCAGTGGCACCG ATCTACCGCTCCTCTTCCTGACACTGGCCAGTGGATGCTCCTAGCATTGAGCGGGAAACTTCCTCGAACAGTGGTCGATCTACTGAAAGCTCGCATCATCACCCTTCATCATTACCTGATGATGTTCATCATGTTGGCGTTTTCGGCACTGTTCGACTGCATCAGAGGTCCTGGACTCGGAATAGGCTCGAGGTATATGTTCACTATGGCAGTCGGACGTTTGCTCCGGACAGCAACATTTCTTGCCACGATCCTTCCGTCTGCTCGACCTTGGTGCGCCGAAGCTCGGTATCAGATACCTGACCATCCACACCCGTGGGCACAGAAATATTACGCTCCTTATGCTTCAGATCCAGACATGATCTCGAGGGTCATGGAGGAGGATATGCCATACG CTACTCTTCAAGATTACCCCGACGAGTACAGACCTGACTGGGGACTGATGAGTTTCTTAGTAGACATTTTGAGGCCAAGCACCGGAGAGGGGCCCTCATGGTATCATCTGCTGAGGAAATCAAGCGGTGGCTGTAATGATCTTATGTACAGTGGACATATGTTTGTTGCCGTTCTAACTGCTATGGCATGGGCG GAAGCGTATGGGGGATGGAGCTCCGTTGTGATATGGTTCCTCGTCATCCACAGCGCTCAGCGGGAGGTACGGGAGCGCCACCATTACAGCGTTGACTGCGTTGTAGCAATCTACATCGGGATCCTCTTGTGGAGGATGACTGCGTTCCTGTGGTCCACGATGGAAAGCAACCGATCCAGAAGGCTTTCCAAGCTGGATGAGGTTCAGAAGAGGCTATTCCGCGCTGCAAAGGATTCCGACGTCTTGGAGATAAGGAGCCTGCTAAATGAAGTTGAGCTGGCTGGTCAAGAAAAGAAGGGCTTTTCGCAGCATGTCATCTTCTCCTTCGCTGCAGCTCTGATTGTTTTTACCTTCTTGTTTGTTCTCCTGGCATTCACTCTAACCAACGACGGATGA